One Pan paniscus chromosome 16, NHGRI_mPanPan1-v2.0_pri, whole genome shotgun sequence DNA segment encodes these proteins:
- the CHRNA5 gene encoding neuronal acetylcholine receptor subunit alpha-5 isoform X1, with protein sequence MAARGSGPRAPRLLLLVQLVAGRCGVAGAAGGAQRGLSEPSSIAKHEDSLLKDLFQDYERWVRPVEHLNDKIKIKFGLAISQLVDVDEKNQLMTTNVWLKQEWIDVKLRWNPDDYGGIKVIRVPSDSVWTPDIVLFDNADGRFEGTSTKTVIRYNGTVTWTPPANYKSSCTIDVTFFPFDLQNCSMKFGSWTYDGSQVDIILEDQDVDKRDFFDNGEWEIVSATGSKGNRTDSCCWYPYVTYSFVIKRLPLFYTLFLIIPCIGLSFLTVLVFYLPSNEGEKICLCTSVLVSLTVFLLVIEEIIPSSSKVIPLIGEYLVFTMIFVTLSIMVTVFAINIHHRSSSTHNAMAPWVRKIFLHTLPKLLCMRSHVDRYFTQKEETESGSGPKSSRNTLEAALDSVRYITRHIMKENDVREVVEDWKFIAQVLDRMFLWTFLFVSIVGSLGLFVPVIYKWANILIPVHIGNANK encoded by the exons ATGGCGGCGCGGGGGTCAGGGCCCCGCGCGCCCCGCCTGCTGCTCTTGGTCCAGCTGGTCGCGGGGCGCTGCGGTGTAGCGGGCGCGGCGGGCGGCGCGCAGAGAG GATTATCTGAACCTTCTTCTATTGCAAAACATGAAGATAGTTTGCTTAAGGATTTATTTCAAGACTACGAAAGATGGGTTCGTCCTGTGGAACACctgaatgacaaaataaaaataaaatttggacttGCAATATCTCAATTGGTGGATGTG gatgagAAAAATCAGTTAATGACAACAAACGTCTGGTTGAAACAG gaATGGATAGATGTAAAATTAAGATGGAACCCTGATGACTATGGTGGAATAAAAGTTATACGTGTTCCTTCAGACTCTGTCTGGACACCAGACATCGTTTTGTTTGATAA tgCAGATGGACGTTTTGAAGGGACCAGTACGAAAACAGTCATCAGGTACAATGGCACTGTCACCTGGACTCCACCGGCAAACTACAAAAGTTCCTGTACCATAGATGTCACGTTTTTCCCATTTGACCTTCAGAACTGTTCCATGAAATTTGGTTCTTGGACTTACGATGGATCACAGGTTGATATAATTCTAGAGGACCAAGATGTAGACAAGAGAGATTTTTTTGATAATGGAGAATGGGAAATTGTGAGTGCAACAGGGAGCAAAGGAAACAGAACCGACAGCTGTTGCTGGTATCCGTATGTCACTTACTCATTTGTAATCAAGCGCCTGCCTCTCTTTTATACCTTGTTCCTTATAATACCCTGTATTGGGCTCTCATTTTTAACTGTACTTGTCTTCTATCTTCCTTCAAATGAAGGTGAAAAGATTTGTCTCTGCACTTCAGTACTTGTGTCTTTGACTGTCTTCCTTCTGGTTATTGAAGAGATCATACCATCATCTTCAAAAGTCATACCTCTGATTGGAGAGTATCTGGTATTTACCATGATTTTTGTGACACTGTCAATTATGGTAACCGTCTTCGCTATCAACATTCATCATCGTTCTTCCTCAACACATAATGCCATGGCGCCTTGGGTCCGCAAGATATTTCTTCACACGCTTCCCAAACTGCTTTGCATGAGAAGTCATGTAGACAGGTACTTCACTcagaaagaggaaactgagagtgGTAGTGGACCAAAATCTTCTAGAAACACATTGGAAGCTGCGCTCGATTCTGTTCGCTACATTACAAGACACATCATGAAGGAAAATGATGTCCGTGAG GTTGTTGAAGATTGGAAATTCATAGCCCAGGTTCTTGATCGGATGTTTCTGTGGACTTTTCTTTTCGTTTCAATTGTTGGATCTCTTGGGCTTTTTGTTCCTGTTATTTATAAATGGGCAAATATATTAATACCAGTTCATATTGGAAATGCAAATAAGTGA
- the CHRNA5 gene encoding neuronal acetylcholine receptor subunit alpha-5 isoform X2 — MAARGSGPRAPRLLLLVQLVAGRCGVAGAAGGAQRGLSEPSSIAKHEDSLLKDLFQDYERWVRPVEHLNDKIKIKFGLAISQLVDVDEKNQLMTTNVWLKQEWIDVKLRWNPDDYGGIKVIRVPSDSVWTPDIVLFDNADGRFEGTSTKTVIRYNGTVTWTPPANYKSSCTIDVTFFPFDLQNCSMKFGSWTYDGSQVDIILEDQDVDKRDFFDNGEWEIVSATGSKGNRTDSCCWYP; from the exons ATGGCGGCGCGGGGGTCAGGGCCCCGCGCGCCCCGCCTGCTGCTCTTGGTCCAGCTGGTCGCGGGGCGCTGCGGTGTAGCGGGCGCGGCGGGCGGCGCGCAGAGAG GATTATCTGAACCTTCTTCTATTGCAAAACATGAAGATAGTTTGCTTAAGGATTTATTTCAAGACTACGAAAGATGGGTTCGTCCTGTGGAACACctgaatgacaaaataaaaataaaatttggacttGCAATATCTCAATTGGTGGATGTG gatgagAAAAATCAGTTAATGACAACAAACGTCTGGTTGAAACAG gaATGGATAGATGTAAAATTAAGATGGAACCCTGATGACTATGGTGGAATAAAAGTTATACGTGTTCCTTCAGACTCTGTCTGGACACCAGACATCGTTTTGTTTGATAA tgCAGATGGACGTTTTGAAGGGACCAGTACGAAAACAGTCATCAGGTACAATGGCACTGTCACCTGGACTCCACCGGCAAACTACAAAAGTTCCTGTACCATAGATGTCACGTTTTTCCCATTTGACCTTCAGAACTGTTCCATGAAATTTGGTTCTTGGACTTACGATGGATCACAGGTTGATATAATTCTAGAGGACCAAGATGTAGACAAGAGAGATTTTTTTGATAATGGAGAATGGGAAATTGTGAGTGCAACAGGGAGCAAAGGAAACAGAACCGACAGCTGTTGCTGGTATCC GTGA